In a genomic window of Helianthus annuus cultivar XRQ/B chromosome 10, HanXRQr2.0-SUNRISE, whole genome shotgun sequence:
- the LOC110886592 gene encoding probable LRR receptor-like serine/threonine-protein kinase At2g24230, giving the protein MGFALIGSIFILTLFLKSNLGQQQEQSIPNSDEFFISQFFEKMGMNSSKSHHLYNLSTPLCSWQVVVCDSKQQSVIGLVAPSLNLTGPIPDNTIGKLKKLQFLDLNSNHITGFSSDFWSLVSLKSLNLSKNNFSDIIPTNIGNFGSLEKLDLSFNNFNGSLPKDFATAFPSLKRLNLAGNLVNGRGFDFSKMVSLTYLNVSKNLFKGSVVEIFQGPLEIIDLSSNHFEGHISQVNFNKSFNWSRLTYLDLSDNKISGMFFGNLTKAHNLKHLNLAKNRFSKQSFIHIDELHSLEYLNLSKTNIIGQIGGQTGSQISKLTHLKTLDLSNNHLAGKIPSLTFKTLKNLDLSNNNLTGEIPLTLLQKLPYMERFNFSYNNLTLCDSDITLETLRSAFIGSTNSCPIAANPTLFKKKVHKHRGLKLGLGLGISLICFLICLLLFAFGYGTRTIMWDVKESWREENIISGPFSFKTDSTTWVADVKVASLVPVVIFEKPLLNFTFSDLLSATSKFSQDTLLAEGRFGPVYHGFLGGAVHVAIKVLVHGSTMTDQEAANELEYLGRIKHPNLVPLMGYCLAGEQRIMIYDYMENGNLHNLLYDLPLGVHVSEDWSTDTWEDQETNENGIRNVGPEASLMTWRFRHKIGLGTARALAFLHHGCSPPIVHRDVKASSVYLDYNLEPRLSDFGLSKIFGNGVSDDLTNGSAGDVMPGGVVTPKSDVYGFGVVLLELITGKKPVGDEYPNDENQKVQDLVSWVRGLVRLNRGSKAIDPKIRATGDEGEMVEGLKIGYLCTADDPLKRPSMQQMVGLLKDIEPVRDH; this is encoded by the coding sequence ATGGGGTTTGCTTTAATAGGTTCCATCTTCATTCTAACACTTTTCTTGAAGTCAAACCTTGGTCAACAACAAGAACAATCCATACCCAACTCAGATGAGTTCTTCATCTCTCAATTCTTTGAAAAAATGGGCATGAATTCTTCAAAAAGTCACCATCTTTACAATCTTTCTACCCCTCTTTGTTCATGGCAAGTTGTGGTTTGTGATTCTAAACAACAAAGTGTCATTGGTCTTGTTGCTCCTAGTTTAAACCTCACTGGACCCATCCCTGATAACACCATTGGCAAGCTTAAAAAGCTTCAGTTTCTTGATCTAAACAGCAATCACATCACTGGTTTTTCATCAGATTTTTGGAGTTTAGTGTCACTAAAATCCCTAAACCTTTCAAAAAACAATTTTTCAGATATTATTCCAACCAACATTGGTAACTTTGGGTCACTTGAAAAACTTGATCTTTCTTTCAACAATTTCAATGGGAGTCTTCCTAAAGATTTTGCCACTGCATTTCCCAGCCTAAAAAGATTGAATCTTGCTGGAAATTTAGTCAATGGAAGgggttttgacttttcaaaaatggTTTCTTTGACTTACTTAAATGTTTCCAAGAATCTTTTCAAGGGTTCTGTTGTTGAAATCTTTCAGGGTCCATTGGAGATAATTGATTTGAGTAGTAATCATTTTGAGGGTCATATTTCTCAGGTGAATTTCAATAAATCTTTTAATTGGTCACGTTTGACTTATTTGGATTTATCTGATAACAAGATTAGTGGAATGTTTTTTGGTAATTTAACTAAAGCCCATAATCTTAAACACCTTAATCTTGCAAAAAACAGATTTTCCAAACAAAGTTTCATCCACATTGATGAACTGCATAGTTTGGAGTACCTTAACTTGTCAAAAACAAACATCATTGGTCAAATTGGTGGTCAAACTGGTAGTCAAATTTCAaagttgacccatttgaaaaCACTTGATCTGTCAAACAACCATCTTGCTGGAAAGATCCCATCTTTGACCttcaaaacactcaaaaatcttGATCTTTCAAACAACAATTTAACAGGAGAGATACCCTTAACACTCTTGCAAAAGCTCCCATACATGGAAAGATTCAACTTCTCTTACAATAATCTCACCCTTTGTGATTCCGATATTACACTCGAAACGCTTCGCTCTGCATTCATCGGGTCGACGAACAGCTGCCCGATCGCTGCAAACCCGACACTTTTCAAGAAAAAAGTGCATAAACATAGAGGACTCAAGCTTGGTTTGGGTTTAGGGATTAGTTTAATCTGTTTTCTTATATGTTTACTACTTTTCGCATTTGGGTATGGAACAAGAACCATAATGTGGGATGTTAAAGAGTCTTGGAGAGAAGAAAACATCATTTCGGGCCCGTTTTCGTTCAAAACGGATTCAACGACTTGGGTGGCAGATGTAAAGGTTGCATCTTTAGTCCCTGTAGTGATCTTTGAGAAACCGTTGTTGAATTTCACCTTCTCGGATCTGTTATCAGCGACTTCAAAGTTCAGTCAAGACACCCTTTTGGCTGAAGGGCGGTTCGGGCCTGTTTATCACGGGTTTTTGGGAGGTGCGGTTCATGTAGCGATTAAGGTTTTAGTGCATGGTTCCACCATGACTGATCAAGAGGCTGCGAATGAGCTCGAGTATCTTGGTCGGATCAAACACCCGAATCTTGTTCCTTTAATGGGTTACTGTTTGGCGGGTGAACAAAGGATCATGATTTATGATTATATGGAAAATGGGAATTTGCATAATTTGTTGTATGATCTTCCTCTTGGAGTTCATGTGAGTGAAGATTGGAGTACCGACACGTGGGAAGATCAAGAAACTAATGAAAATGGTATTCGAAACGTGGGGCCCGAAGCTTCGTTGATGACATGGCGGTTTAGGCACAAGATCGGGCTTGGTACGGCCCGTGCATTGGCGTTTCTACACCACGGGTGTTCACCGCCGATTGTTCATAGAGATGTGAAAGCGAGTAGTGTTTATCTTGATTACAATCTTGAACCAAGATTGTCCGATTTTGGCTTATCGAAAATCTTTGGAAATGGTGTAAGTGATGACTTGACTAATGGGTCAGCTGGTGACGTCATGCCAGGTGGCGTAGTGACGCCAAAATCTGACGTTTATGGATTCGGGGTGGTGCTTCTTGAGCTGATTACGGGTAAAAAGCCCGTTGGTGACGAGTATCCAAATGACGAAAAccagaaagtacaagatttggtTAGTTGGGTTAGAGGGCTCGTGCGGTTGAACCGCGGGTCAAAAGCCATTGATCCTAAGATTCGAGCCACAGGCGATGAAGGTGAAATGGTGGAAGGTTTGAAAATTGGGTATCTATGCACGGCTGATGATCCGTTGAAGCGGccaagtatgcaacaaatggtTGGGCTTCTCAAGGATATTGAACCGGTTCGAGACCATTAA
- the LOC110883323 gene encoding uncharacterized protein LOC110883323: MEMDGLNDQLMQYPIRETSDMWYWKNVDQLSFTVKAVRETLAQQLDLNIQGGDFVWNKWASSKSNMFAWRAIDNNIPTAAALGGRGLILQNNRCRMCDTEEETADHVLLQCSFAKQIWEAVLGWVKCSEINLGESLKQVLHGVNDLQRGRNKRKIIHAVVLQTIWRLWKVRNDKIFNGKSGVTQNVIEGIKKESYQYVKERSRFKAISR, translated from the coding sequence ATGGAGATGGATGGGCTGAACGATCAACTTATGCAATATCCGATACGGGAAACAAGCGACATGTGGTATTGGAAGAATGTGGATCAACTGTCTTTTACGGTTAAAGCGGTAAGAGAAACGTTAGCACAACAATTGGACTTAAACATACAAGGCGGCGACTTTGTTTGGAATAAGTGGGCGTCCAGCAAAAGCAATATGTTTGCATGGAGAGCAATCGACAACAATATACCGACAGCAGCAGCTTTAGGTGGAAGGGGGTTGATTTTACAGAATAATAGATGCAGAATGTGTGATACAGAGGAAGAAACAGCCGACCATGTGTTGCTGCAATGCAGTTTTGCAAAACAGATATGGGAAGCAGTCCTCGGGTGGGTGAAGTGCAGCGAAATAAACTTGGGAGAATCTCTAAAGCAAGTGTTACACGGAGTAAATGATTTACAAAGGGGCCGAAACAAAAGGAAAATAATTCACGCAGTCGTTTTACAAACAATATGGAGATTATGGAAAGTTAGAAACGATAAGATATTCAATGGCAAATCGGGCGTAACTCAAAATGTGATAGAAGGTATAAAGAAAGAATCATACCAATATGTGAAAGAAAGATCAAGATTTAAAGCTATTTCGCGATAG
- the LOC110886590 gene encoding ubiquitin carboxyl-terminal hydrolase 23 isoform X1, which translates to MTESMSLNSNITIVTQTPIHHENPGGELTECSRRIEFHVARKPPLTNGGDDGSFRLETLNPTTTSSKNTHQNNQSVGSDRVGSSGKKRDASELENGLDQELSFGITFRRIGAGLENLGNTCFLNSVLQCLTYTEPLAAYLQSGKHQVTCRKSGFCALCAIQKHVSRALQLSGRSLAPKDLVSNLRCISRTFRNSRQEDAHEYMVNLLESMHKCCLPNGVPIESQSAYDKSLVHKIFGGQLRSQVKCMQCNYCSNKFDPFLDLSLEILKVDTLYKAFANFTAKEQLDGGAKIYQCQQCKQKVKALKQLTVYKAPNVLTVHLKRFGCHMSGQKIDKKVHFGPTLDLKPFVTGPYDGDLKYTLYGVLVHAGWSTHSGHYYCFVRTSSGMWYSLDDNRVYQVSEKKVFEQKAYMLFYFKDRKNYPSKKTRDVHHKEKIVINGAPNGPGASREAQTKTGLSIPSLNAQRSLKKTPDVAQQKENIVMNGTPNGPGAPREVQMKTGLSNPSLNAQMSSKRTADVAQQKENIVMNGTPNGPGAPREAQMKTGLGNPSLNAQTLLKKTADVAQPKENIVMNGAPNGPGAPREAQTNTILTNGSLNEQKSLVSVNTLDCSGAPKEAQMKTGPSDEACSVQKSLAAVGNEGNELGPVSPKEAQMKTGPSDGSLNSQKSLAAVGNEGNGLGPVAPIETQTNSGLSNDSLHDRKISAVAGTVINGFSAGASEPEQTQTNGTSVPKSISEPSKTEDRKKESSMENKAIVGKPRKKAKNFLKCKLISMKFSSNIRLGTSLNQRKKKKHKRNKRVKNLAQENLVKEGPSSSVKVEAQVTVKPLVDHEFKSRVVEDGAVLATSDFKSQSNSKESNQLESCRRSLSQKDLVHMLTRGIDERTVPRWDEDESASFHLYREERPDFAIGYIGDIWDEEYDRGKTKKVKISKTEFDGKNPFQDIANERLKSHTEKQNVSRRKNKHFKKSRSCNGPYRI; encoded by the exons ATGACCGAATCTATGAGCTTGAATAGTAATATCACCATCGTCACTCAAACACCCATTCATCACGAAAACCCAGGTGGTGAATTGACGGAATGTTCTAGAAGGATCGAGTTTCACGTAGCAAGGAAGCCGCCGTTAACTAACGGAGGTGACGATGGGAGTTTTAGGCTTGAAACCCTTAATCCCACCACTACGAGCTCTAAAAATACGCATCAAAATAATCAAAGTGTCGGGTCGGATCGTGTCGGGTCTTCGGGTAAGAAAAGAGATGCATCCGAGTTGGAAAATGGGTTGGATCAGGAACTCAGTTTTGGGATTACTTTCAGGAGAATT GGTGCTGGTTTGGAGAATCTCGGGAATACTTGCTTTCTTAATTCGGTACTACAATGTTTAACATACACCGAACCTCTAGCTGCATATTTACAGAGCGGAAAACATCAAGTTACAT GTCGGAAATCTGGATTTTGTGCATTGTGTGCGATTCAGAAACACGTCAGCCGTGCACTACAGTTATCAGGGAGATCATTAGCACCTAAGGACCTCGTCTCAAATTTACGTTGTATATCTAGAACTTTTAGGAATTCAAGGCAGGAGGATGCGCATGAATACATGGTAAATTTGTTGGAATCAATGCACAAATGTTGCTTACCTAATGGAGTGCCTATCGAATCACAAAGCGCCTATGATAAAAGCTTGGTTCACAAGATATTCGGTGGTCAACTTCGTAGTCAG GTAAAATGCATGCAGTGCAACTACTGCTCGAACAAATTCGACCCGTTCTTGGATTTAAGTCTGGAAATCTTGAAAGTCGACACTTTATATAAAGCCTTCGCAAATTTTACCGCTAAAGAACAGTTAGATGGCGGGGCTAAGATATATCAGTGCCAGCAGTGCAAGCAAAAGGTCAAAGCTCTTAAACAGCTTACAGTGTACAAGGCCCCGAATGTTCTAACCGTTCACCTGAAACGCTTTGGGTGCCACATGTCAGGCCAAAAGATCGACAAGAAAGTCCATTTCGGTCCTACTTTGGACTTGAAACCGTTTGTCACCGGTCCATAT GATGGTGATTTGAAGTACACGCTTTACGGTGTTTTGGTTCATGCGGGCTGGAGTACACATTCGGGCCATTATTATTGTTTTGTTCGGACGTCTAGCGGCATGTGGTATTCACTTGATGACAATCGC GTTTATCAAGTGAGTGAAAAGAAGGTTTTTGAGCAGAAAGCCTAcatgttattttattttaaagaTAGAAAGAATTATCCATCGAAAAAGACGAGAGATGTTCATCACAAAGAGAAGATTGTGATTAATGGTGCACCCAACGGGCCTGGTGCGTCAAGAGAGGCCCAAACGAAAACGGGCCTAAGTATTCCGTCGTTAAACGCTCAGAGGTCATTGAAAAAAACTCCAGATGTTGCTCAACAAAAGGAGAATATCGTGATGAATGGTACACCCAACGGGCCAGGTGCACCAAGAGAGGTCCAAATGAAAACGGGCCTAAGTAATCCATCATTAAATGCTCAGATGTCATCGAAAAGAACTGCAGATGTTGCTCAACAAAAAGAGAATATTGTGATGAATGGCACACCCAATGGGCCAGGTGCGCCAAGAGAGGCCCAAATGAAAACGGGCCTAGGTAACCCGTCGTTAAATGCTCAGACGTTGTTGAAAAAAACTGCAGATGTTGCTCAACCAAAAGAGAATATTGTGATGAACGGTGCACCCAATGGGCCAGGTGCACCAAGAGAGGCCCAAACAAACACTATTCTTACTAACGGATCGTTAAATGAGCAGAAATCTTTGGTTTCTGTCAATACACTTGATTGTTCTGGTGCACCAAAAGAGGCCCAAATGAAAACGGGCCCGAGTGATGAAGCATGCAGTGTTCAAAAGTCTTTGGCTGCTGTTGGTAACGAGGGAAATGAGCTTGGCCCGGTTTCACCAAAAGAGGCCCAAATGAAAACGGGTCCGAGTGATGGATCGTTAAATTCTCAAAAGTCTTTGGCTGCTGTTGGTAACGAGGGAAACGGGCTTGGCCCAGTTGCACCAATAGAGACCCAAACGAACTCCGGTTTAAGTAATGATTCATTACACGATAGAAAGATTTCTGCGGTTGCTGGAACCGTGATAAACGGTTTCAGCGCTGGTGCATCAGAACCCGAACAGACCCAAACGAACGGAACATCGGTTCCAAAAAGCATCTCAGAGCCCAGTAAAACAGAAGACCGTAAAAAGGAAAGTTCTATGGAGAACAAAGCTATTGTGGGTAAACCGCGTAAAAAAGCGAAGAACTTTCTAAAGTGTAAGTTAATAAGTATGAAATTCAGCTCCAATATTCGTTTGGGGACATCGTTAAAtcagagaaagaaaaagaaacataAGCGAAACAAACGGGTCAAGAATCTCGCTCAAGAGAATTTGGTCAAAGAAGGCCCGTCTTCCTCGGTCAAAGTTGAAGCACAGGTGACGGTCAAACCTCTTGTTGATCATGAATTCAAATCGAGAGTTGTTGAAGACGGTGCTGTACTTGCAACAAGTGATTTTAAAAGTCAATCAAACTCCAAAGAATCAAATCAGTTGGAAAGCTGCAGGAGATCTTTGTCACAAAAAGATTTGGTTCATATGCTTACGAGAGGTATTGATGAGAGAACAG TTCCTCGATGGGACGAGGACGAGTCAGCGTCATTTCATCTATATAGAGAAGAAAGGCCCGATTTCGCTATTGGTTATATCGGAGATATATG GGATGAAGAATACGACAGAGGAAAGACGAAGAAAGTTAAAATCTCAAAAACCGAATTTGATGGAAAAAACCCGTTTCAAGATATTGCAAACGAGAGGTTAAAATCACACACAGAAAAACAAAATGTATCAAGaaggaaaaacaaacattttaaaAAGTCAAGATCTTGCAATGGACCTTACAGGATATGA
- the LOC110886590 gene encoding ubiquitin carboxyl-terminal hydrolase 23 isoform X2 — MTESMSLNSNITIVTQTPIHHENPGGELTECSRRIEFHVARKPPLTNGGDDGSFRLETLNPTTTSSKNTHQNNQSVGSDRVGSSGKKRDASELENGLDQELSFGITFRRIGAGLENLGNTCFLNSVLQCLTYTEPLAAYLQSGKHQVTCRKSGFCALCAIQKHVSRALQLSGRSLAPKDLVSNLRCISRTFRNSRQEDAHEYMVNLLESMHKCCLPNGVPIESQSAYDKSLVHKIFGGQLRSQCNYCSNKFDPFLDLSLEILKVDTLYKAFANFTAKEQLDGGAKIYQCQQCKQKVKALKQLTVYKAPNVLTVHLKRFGCHMSGQKIDKKVHFGPTLDLKPFVTGPYDGDLKYTLYGVLVHAGWSTHSGHYYCFVRTSSGMWYSLDDNRVYQVSEKKVFEQKAYMLFYFKDRKNYPSKKTRDVHHKEKIVINGAPNGPGASREAQTKTGLSIPSLNAQRSLKKTPDVAQQKENIVMNGTPNGPGAPREVQMKTGLSNPSLNAQMSSKRTADVAQQKENIVMNGTPNGPGAPREAQMKTGLGNPSLNAQTLLKKTADVAQPKENIVMNGAPNGPGAPREAQTNTILTNGSLNEQKSLVSVNTLDCSGAPKEAQMKTGPSDEACSVQKSLAAVGNEGNELGPVSPKEAQMKTGPSDGSLNSQKSLAAVGNEGNGLGPVAPIETQTNSGLSNDSLHDRKISAVAGTVINGFSAGASEPEQTQTNGTSVPKSISEPSKTEDRKKESSMENKAIVGKPRKKAKNFLKCKLISMKFSSNIRLGTSLNQRKKKKHKRNKRVKNLAQENLVKEGPSSSVKVEAQVTVKPLVDHEFKSRVVEDGAVLATSDFKSQSNSKESNQLESCRRSLSQKDLVHMLTRGIDERTVPRWDEDESASFHLYREERPDFAIGYIGDIWDEEYDRGKTKKVKISKTEFDGKNPFQDIANERLKSHTEKQNVSRRKNKHFKKSRSCNGPYRI, encoded by the exons ATGACCGAATCTATGAGCTTGAATAGTAATATCACCATCGTCACTCAAACACCCATTCATCACGAAAACCCAGGTGGTGAATTGACGGAATGTTCTAGAAGGATCGAGTTTCACGTAGCAAGGAAGCCGCCGTTAACTAACGGAGGTGACGATGGGAGTTTTAGGCTTGAAACCCTTAATCCCACCACTACGAGCTCTAAAAATACGCATCAAAATAATCAAAGTGTCGGGTCGGATCGTGTCGGGTCTTCGGGTAAGAAAAGAGATGCATCCGAGTTGGAAAATGGGTTGGATCAGGAACTCAGTTTTGGGATTACTTTCAGGAGAATT GGTGCTGGTTTGGAGAATCTCGGGAATACTTGCTTTCTTAATTCGGTACTACAATGTTTAACATACACCGAACCTCTAGCTGCATATTTACAGAGCGGAAAACATCAAGTTACAT GTCGGAAATCTGGATTTTGTGCATTGTGTGCGATTCAGAAACACGTCAGCCGTGCACTACAGTTATCAGGGAGATCATTAGCACCTAAGGACCTCGTCTCAAATTTACGTTGTATATCTAGAACTTTTAGGAATTCAAGGCAGGAGGATGCGCATGAATACATGGTAAATTTGTTGGAATCAATGCACAAATGTTGCTTACCTAATGGAGTGCCTATCGAATCACAAAGCGCCTATGATAAAAGCTTGGTTCACAAGATATTCGGTGGTCAACTTCGTAGTCAG TGCAACTACTGCTCGAACAAATTCGACCCGTTCTTGGATTTAAGTCTGGAAATCTTGAAAGTCGACACTTTATATAAAGCCTTCGCAAATTTTACCGCTAAAGAACAGTTAGATGGCGGGGCTAAGATATATCAGTGCCAGCAGTGCAAGCAAAAGGTCAAAGCTCTTAAACAGCTTACAGTGTACAAGGCCCCGAATGTTCTAACCGTTCACCTGAAACGCTTTGGGTGCCACATGTCAGGCCAAAAGATCGACAAGAAAGTCCATTTCGGTCCTACTTTGGACTTGAAACCGTTTGTCACCGGTCCATAT GATGGTGATTTGAAGTACACGCTTTACGGTGTTTTGGTTCATGCGGGCTGGAGTACACATTCGGGCCATTATTATTGTTTTGTTCGGACGTCTAGCGGCATGTGGTATTCACTTGATGACAATCGC GTTTATCAAGTGAGTGAAAAGAAGGTTTTTGAGCAGAAAGCCTAcatgttattttattttaaagaTAGAAAGAATTATCCATCGAAAAAGACGAGAGATGTTCATCACAAAGAGAAGATTGTGATTAATGGTGCACCCAACGGGCCTGGTGCGTCAAGAGAGGCCCAAACGAAAACGGGCCTAAGTATTCCGTCGTTAAACGCTCAGAGGTCATTGAAAAAAACTCCAGATGTTGCTCAACAAAAGGAGAATATCGTGATGAATGGTACACCCAACGGGCCAGGTGCACCAAGAGAGGTCCAAATGAAAACGGGCCTAAGTAATCCATCATTAAATGCTCAGATGTCATCGAAAAGAACTGCAGATGTTGCTCAACAAAAAGAGAATATTGTGATGAATGGCACACCCAATGGGCCAGGTGCGCCAAGAGAGGCCCAAATGAAAACGGGCCTAGGTAACCCGTCGTTAAATGCTCAGACGTTGTTGAAAAAAACTGCAGATGTTGCTCAACCAAAAGAGAATATTGTGATGAACGGTGCACCCAATGGGCCAGGTGCACCAAGAGAGGCCCAAACAAACACTATTCTTACTAACGGATCGTTAAATGAGCAGAAATCTTTGGTTTCTGTCAATACACTTGATTGTTCTGGTGCACCAAAAGAGGCCCAAATGAAAACGGGCCCGAGTGATGAAGCATGCAGTGTTCAAAAGTCTTTGGCTGCTGTTGGTAACGAGGGAAATGAGCTTGGCCCGGTTTCACCAAAAGAGGCCCAAATGAAAACGGGTCCGAGTGATGGATCGTTAAATTCTCAAAAGTCTTTGGCTGCTGTTGGTAACGAGGGAAACGGGCTTGGCCCAGTTGCACCAATAGAGACCCAAACGAACTCCGGTTTAAGTAATGATTCATTACACGATAGAAAGATTTCTGCGGTTGCTGGAACCGTGATAAACGGTTTCAGCGCTGGTGCATCAGAACCCGAACAGACCCAAACGAACGGAACATCGGTTCCAAAAAGCATCTCAGAGCCCAGTAAAACAGAAGACCGTAAAAAGGAAAGTTCTATGGAGAACAAAGCTATTGTGGGTAAACCGCGTAAAAAAGCGAAGAACTTTCTAAAGTGTAAGTTAATAAGTATGAAATTCAGCTCCAATATTCGTTTGGGGACATCGTTAAAtcagagaaagaaaaagaaacataAGCGAAACAAACGGGTCAAGAATCTCGCTCAAGAGAATTTGGTCAAAGAAGGCCCGTCTTCCTCGGTCAAAGTTGAAGCACAGGTGACGGTCAAACCTCTTGTTGATCATGAATTCAAATCGAGAGTTGTTGAAGACGGTGCTGTACTTGCAACAAGTGATTTTAAAAGTCAATCAAACTCCAAAGAATCAAATCAGTTGGAAAGCTGCAGGAGATCTTTGTCACAAAAAGATTTGGTTCATATGCTTACGAGAGGTATTGATGAGAGAACAG TTCCTCGATGGGACGAGGACGAGTCAGCGTCATTTCATCTATATAGAGAAGAAAGGCCCGATTTCGCTATTGGTTATATCGGAGATATATG GGATGAAGAATACGACAGAGGAAAGACGAAGAAAGTTAAAATCTCAAAAACCGAATTTGATGGAAAAAACCCGTTTCAAGATATTGCAAACGAGAGGTTAAAATCACACACAGAAAAACAAAATGTATCAAGaaggaaaaacaaacattttaaaAAGTCAAGATCTTGCAATGGACCTTACAGGATATGA
- the LOC110886589 gene encoding omega-6 fatty acid desaturase, chloroplastic, whose translation MASTLPPHSAILLKGNLHNPIHRQRYVSLYPTGTYHLTWEALPQCKATHQRYVIPLRRGKTVKSVASPVTAPLPADGEQQRKELCESYGFRQIGEPLPDDVTLKNIIDTLPKTVFEIDDTKAWKSVLISATSYALGLFMISKSPWYLLPLAWAWTGTAVTGFFVIGHDCAHKSFSKNKLLEDIVGTLSFLPLIYPYEPWRFKHDRHHAKTNMLNEDTAWHPVMKTHFDESPIFQKAIVFGYGPIRPIMSISHWLIWHFNLNKFRPSEIGRVKISLACVFAFMAIGWPLIIYKTGIVGWIKFWLMPWLGYHFWMSTFTMVHHTAPHIPFKSSEDWNAAQAQLNGTVHCDYPRWIEILCHDINVHIPHHVSSKIPSYNLRAAHKSLQENWGKYLNEASWNWRLMKTILTICHVYNEDRNYISFEEVAPEISSPITFLKRVMPDYA comes from the exons ATGGCTTCCACACTCCCTCCTCATTCTGCAATTCTTCTCAAG GGTAACCTGCACAACCCAATTCATCGCCAGAGATACGTCTCCTTGTATCCAACAG GCACATATCATTTGACATGGGAAGCTCTTCCTCAATGCAAAGCCACACACCAACGATACGTGATACCCTTGAGAAGGGGTAAAACTGTAAAATCAGTGGCAAGTCCTGTTACAGCACCATTACCAGCAGACGGTGAACAGCAGAGGAAAGAATTGTGTGAAAGTTACGGGTTTAGGCAAATCGGAGAACCACTCCCTGATGACGTAACCTTAAAAAACATTATCGATACTCTTCCCAAAACG GTTTTCGAGATAGACGACACTAAAGCATGGAAGTCGGTTTTGATATCCGCAACATCATATGCATTGGGGCTTTTCATGATCTCCAAATCTCCGTGGTATCTTCTTCCATTGGCCTGGGCATGGACGGGAACGGCAGTTACAGGG TTTTTTGTAATAGGTCATGATTGTGCACACAAATCTTTCTCGAAGAACAAACTGTTGGAAGATATTGTTGGAACTTTATCCTTCTTGCCATTAATATACCCCTATGAACCATGGCGCTTCAAACATGACCGGCATCATGCAAAAACCAACAT GTTGAATGAAGATACAGCTTGGCACCCCGTTATGAAAACACATTTTGATGAATCCCCGATTTTCCAGAAGGCAATCGTATTCGGATATGGTCCTATTCGCCCCATCATGTCTATATCACACTG GTTAATCTGGCATTTTAATCTGAACAAGTTTAGACCTAGTGAAATCGGAAGAGTAAAGATCAGCCTTGCTTGTGTTTTTGCGTTCATGGCAATCGGGTGGCCGTTAATTATATACAAGACAGGGATAGTTGGATGGATAAAATTCTGGTTAATGCCGTGGCTGGGCTATCATTTTTGG ATGAGCACTTTCACTATGGTTCACCACACTGCACCTCACATACCTTTCAAATCTTCGGAGGATTGGAATGCGGCCCAAGCCCAACTTAATGGGACCGTACACTGTGATTATCCTCGCTG GATAGAGATTCTATGCCATGATATCAATGTTCATATACCTCACCATGTTTCCTCAAAGATTCCAAGCTACAATCTTCGGGCTGCTCATAAATCCCTTCAAGAGAATTGGGGAAAA TATTTAAACGAGGCATCATGGAACTGGCGTTTAATGAAGACGATATTGACAATATGCCATGTGTACAATGAGGACAGAAATTACATCTCATTCGAAGAGGTTGCTCCCGAGATATCCAGCCCTATTACATTTCTTAAAAGGGTAATGCCCGATTATGCATAA